The following nucleotide sequence is from Primulina tabacum isolate GXHZ01 chromosome 2, ASM2559414v2, whole genome shotgun sequence.
GTTGCAAATGTTGGTGCCACCCCTGGCTTGACGAGATCTATGCAAGAAGTTCAGCTggataaaaatgttaaattattggATTGTCCCGGGGTTGTCATGCTAAAATCATCTGAAACTGATGCATCCATTGCTCTTCGTAATTGCAAGAGAATTGAAAAATTAGATGATCCAATTGGTCCTGGTGAGTTCTTGTTTTTAAGATTCTCCACTGATCTTGATTTCATAATTGAGTATTTATTTTATTCCTGGGTATTAACTTTACAGTTAAGGAAATCCTCAAGCTTTGCCCAGATAAAATATTAGTGACATTGTATAAGATTCCTGGGTTTAGTTCTGTTGACGATTTCCTTCAGATAGTTGCTACAGTCCGGGGAAAGCTAAAAAAAGGTGGTATTGTAGATGTTGAATCTGCTGCAAGGATTGTTTTGCATGACTGGAATGTAGGTATGACTGCTCATCTCTATGAACTTCATCAAAAGAACATGTATTATTGCATGGGAGGCGAATCTAGATGGGCTGGCAGGAGTGGTTACAATCCCCACCCCCTCCCCCCATCCCAACAAAAAATTCTATAGGCTTATATTATTACTCATTATTTTCCTAGTTTCTAAAATTTTTCTGTTTTAGTTTTGTGGACTTGCACAAAATTCCGTGCCCTAGCACTAAGCTACACTTATTTTTAGCATGAAGGAGTGAGTTTGGAGAACTTCTGCGTTTTTTGCTGATTTGAAAATTGGAAAAAAGTGCTGAAAACTTAAGTCGACAGTGAATGCAAACAAAATAGCTTTGCCTTTTTAGACACAGTGCAAGCGGGGGTTAAAataacatgatttttatttgtgaATCTCCCCGTAGGTAAAATTCCATATTACACCATGCCTCCCATTCGGAATGTAGAGGAGCCTTCTGAGGCTAAAATCGTCTCACAACTTGGGAAAGAGTTCAATGTGGATGAAGTTTATGGTGGTGAATCTTCGTTTATCGGCAGTTTGAAATCTGTGAATGATTTCAACCCAGTTGAAGTTCCATCAAATCTTCCCATTAAGTTCAGCATGATGATTGTTGAGGTTAGTGATTTTTCCACATGTTGTATCCTTTTTCAGGAATTCAGTCTCTTACATGCTCTCTTAGATTTCCACACTATTGATAAGTCTAAGTAAATTTGGTTGAGTATGTTTATGCAGCATGATGAACAACCACCAGCTTCAACTCAGAACAACGTCGAGGATGAGTCCATGGAATCTAACGAAAAGGGTGATATCCCAGAGAAAGAAAAACATGCAAATAGAAAACAAAACAAGAAGTTGTATTCCGAGGAGGGCATGCTAAACACGAAGTTGAAAAAAGCAGAGAAGAAAAGATTGAAAAAGGATAGTCGACCATCTACCATGGAACATGGTATGgatgatgattatgattttGGGGTTGATTATATGAGAACAGAAACTGCCACGGATGTCGCCTATGATGGTTCCGCAGCTAGCAGTAAGAATCGGTTTGAAGTGCCTTCTGGGGTTGAATTGGATACCGAGTAACTGAGGAGTGCTACAGCAGGTATTTATGTCATCAAATGAGTCCCAGGTTTTTAATTGAATTGGTTCAATATGTTGTGAATCCTAAGATTTTGGCTTGTGGAATTAAATTAGTGTCATTTACTGGTTATCAGTATTTTTTGTTCTCTCTTACAAGAAAATTTTGTAATATTGTATTTATTATTCCGAATTCTGAAATGGTAGCATTATtaattcattattatttttaatatttatttataactaaaattaaatttttttattgattttatttattattataaatatttattatcaaatatttcaaaaaatataaatataaatatatatatgtatgtataagGTTGTGAAAAATGAGAATGGGTGTTCATGTTTTTGAGAATAAGTATTTTCATTAGAATAGATAGATGTTCTCATTCCAAAAACTGTTATCAaataaaaaaagacaaaaatttgtgtgagatggtctcacgagtcgtattttgtgatatatatcttttattttgatcatttatgaaaaagtaattatttttatgttaaaagtattattttttattgtgaattctTGTAAATAATGAAATGATTCTTATATCATTCAATCCTATCAAACATGCAGCCGTTACAAATCGATTAAAAGTACAAACTACCCTCTTATTTTATTTACTTATTTCATTGAAGAcgatattataaaaaatacgaacgcttgatcaaatacaagacaGTACAAGAATATCCCCATCAAAGTATAAACGACTACTCGTTTAGTTCTCTAAAGACTAGGGATCTTCGTTACCTGGCTTTGGAATAATACTCGGAAATCGGCCTGCTGATCGTTTAACCACGTCTTCAGATGCATCAATAGCCGAGGATGCAGTCGCAGTACGTCGTATACGGCTGAGGATGTAGTCGCTGTCACGTCGCCAATGGTAGAGGATGCAGTCGCTGTAACATTATCCATGGCAGAGGATAAAGCTGTGGATGCATTCGATGCAACATCATCGACGGCTGATATGCCTCCTTCAATGGACTTGGAAACTAACTCTATGCCATCCTCTTCTTCACGCATAGCTTTCTCCCTAGCTCGGCTAACTCTTTCCAGCACATCCTCCTGCAGATACTTCTTCAATGTTAGGATTGATTCAAATCTACTAGCCATTAATCGAAATTGCAAGTTTGCAACCAAGCATATAAAGCCACTCATCATATATATGTCCGAACCTAATTATCAAATCGAACCCGTCACAGAAAACACATTTATTTGCAGAGATGGATCGTGGGCACCTGGAATTCTTGCGCCTCCTTCAGAAAATCAGTGGGATCGGAGGATTTTCGTTGCGATACGAGGTAGCCGTGAACATGGTGAGTAGCAGGACTGTGGTGTTAGTTTCCCAACTCCCCTCATCTTCATTCTTCTTCACTTTTCGCGGTGTAACAGTAAGAATAGTAGATCGGGGAATTCGGATTCAGAAAGGAAATTCAAAGAGAGCTGGATTACGAGCAGTAGCCGATCTCTATGGGTTGTCGTTGGAGTATTAGCGGGGAACTGGCAAGTAATTGATTGTTATTAAAATAGTAAATTGTAGCCGATCTCATGGGTTGTCGTTGGAGTACTATATTggataatataaataatattaatattaatatatatacacatacataCACGTACACACTGAAGCTGATCGGCATTATCGTTCCGTACCTAACTCAAACTTCAGATACAGTGAAGAGAAAAGGTTCATTGAATCGAGAAAATTGATATAATTGTAAGTATCATCAAACCTTCAAAAActattatgatatatgtttttttatcaACTAatgga
It contains:
- the LOC142522144 gene encoding guanine nucleotide-binding protein-like NSN1 isoform X1, which produces MVKKSKKSKSKRVSLKKKYKVIRKVKEHHKKKAKEAKKLGFNKKSKVEKDPGIPNDWPFKEQELKALEARRQRALQELEDKKSARKERAQKRKLGLLEDEEMKGEEISGGEELVAENSIRASKTRGLDNSEKSFYKELVKVIEASDVILEVLDARDPLGTRCVDMENMVMKSGPDKRLVLLLNKIDLVPREAAEKWLNYLREELPTVAFKCSTQEQKSNLGWKSTRKAGKAGKSGKASNILQTSDCLGAETLIKLLKNYSRSHDIKKSITVGVIGLPNVGKSSLINSLRRSQVANVGATPGLTRSMQEVQLDKNVKLLDCPGVVMLKSSETDASIALRNCKRIEKLDDPIGPVKEILKLCPDKILVTLYKIPGFSSVDDFLQIVATVRGKLKKGGIVDVESAARIVLHDWNVGKIPYYTMPPIRNVEEPSEAKIVSQLGKEFNVDEVYGGESSFIGSLKSVNDFNPVEVPSNLPIKFSMMIVEHDEQPPASTQNNVEDESMESNEKGDIPEKEKHANRKQNKKLYSEEGMLNTKLKKAEKKRLKKDSRPSTMEHGMDDDYDFGVDYMRTETATDVAYDGSAASSKNRFEVPSGVELDTE
- the LOC142522144 gene encoding guanine nucleotide-binding protein-like NSN1 isoform X2 — encoded protein: MVKKSKKSKSKRVSLKKKYKVIRKVKEHHKKKAKEAKKLGFNKKSKVEKDPGIPNDWPFKEQELKALEARRQRALQELEDKKSARKERAQKRKLGLLEDEEMKGEEISGGEELVAENSIRASKTRDNSEKSFYKELVKVIEASDVILEVLDARDPLGTRCVDMENMVMKSGPDKRLVLLLNKIDLVPREAAEKWLNYLREELPTVAFKCSTQEQKSNLGWKSTRKAGKAGKSGKASNILQTSDCLGAETLIKLLKNYSRSHDIKKSITVGVIGLPNVGKSSLINSLRRSQVANVGATPGLTRSMQEVQLDKNVKLLDCPGVVMLKSSETDASIALRNCKRIEKLDDPIGPVKEILKLCPDKILVTLYKIPGFSSVDDFLQIVATVRGKLKKGGIVDVESAARIVLHDWNVGKIPYYTMPPIRNVEEPSEAKIVSQLGKEFNVDEVYGGESSFIGSLKSVNDFNPVEVPSNLPIKFSMMIVEHDEQPPASTQNNVEDESMESNEKGDIPEKEKHANRKQNKKLYSEEGMLNTKLKKAEKKRLKKDSRPSTMEHGMDDDYDFGVDYMRTETATDVAYDGSAASSKNRFEVPSGVELDTE